In a genomic window of Onychostoma macrolepis isolate SWU-2019 chromosome 08, ASM1243209v1, whole genome shotgun sequence:
- the vgll4l gene encoding vestigial like 4 like gives MAVTNLHYITRMSSGFKVYILEGQPNLRSEDRFRHMTSDRVRMHPAHPMKRKHSSERGRTLEERRERALSKSMANSARRSSGFSIPESPTSTWSPTASPTHLIPSPVYSTPVMDEPLALIKKPRPEPEKTESQNKTTTVRKIQIRPSVITCVSSATRSTKKDCCNPSSIVTQHSYDHVEEHFQRSLGMNYHRATSISVSVDDHFAKALGDKWLQLKASSSSCHSSSSSSSSSPPSSPTFIHSPGYSQSPKRARIDSVSPSTTTPNLWSDK, from the exons ATGGCGGTCACTAATTTACACTACATTACCCGGATGAGCAGTGGCTTCAAAGTGTACATCTTAGAAG GACAGCCCAATCTGAGGAGTGAAGACAGATTTCGCCATATGACCAGCGACAGGGTGCGGATGCACCCTGCACATCCCATGAAGCGCAAACACAGTTCAGAGAGAGGACGAACACTTGAAGAGAG AAGAGAGAGGGCCCTCAGCAAGAGCATGGCCAACAGTGCCCGCAGATCATCTGGGTTCAGTATTCCTGAAAGCCCCACATCCACATGGAGCCCAACGGCCAGCCCCACTCACCTGATCCCCAGCCCAGTGTACTCCACACCAGTCATGGACGAGCCTCTGGCCCTAATCAAGAAACCGCGCCCAGAACCAGAGAAAACAGAGAGCCAAAACAAAACCACAACAGTCAGAAAAATACAG ATACGGCCATCTGTCATcacctgtgtttcctctgcaacAAGGTCAACGAAAAAAGACTGCTGCAATCCCTCCTCCA TTGTTACCCAGCACAGTTATGACCACGTTGAAGAGCATTTCCAGAGGAGCCTCGGGATGAACTACCACAGAGCCACCTCCATCAGCGTGTCTGTAGATGACCACTTTGCCAAAGCGCTGGGAGATAAATGGCTCCAGCTCAAAGCTTCATCCTCCTCCTGCCATTCATCCTCTTCCTCGTCTTCTTCATCTCCACCCAGCAGCCCGACCTTCATCCACTCGCCTGGCTACAGCCAGAGTCCCAAAAGAGCTCGCATAGATTCAGTCAGTCCTTCCACGACCACACCAAACCTATGGTCTGATAAATGA
- the slc20a1a gene encoding sodium-dependent phosphate transporter 1-A, with protein MESTTLASLATVTMLTAASQTDMSGVLWLLVLGFVIAFILAFSVGANDVANSFGTAVGSGVVTLRQACILASIFETVGAILLGAKVSETIRSGIIDVHMYNGSEAVLMAGSISAMFGSAVWQLVASFLKLPISGTHCIVGATIGFSMVARGHQGVKWLELLRIVASWFLSPLLSGSMSAILFCFVRKFILNKEDPVPNGLRALPVFYAVTMGINLFSIMFTGAPMLGFDRIPWWGTLLISLGCALLTAAVVWFIVCPQLKKKIKRQNIADTSGTQLIEKNPSSNGLMAHPTPPQSYSPVPQTPPADSNKVAFDIGGSAETDLDSKDFDTKDLDCTHALNGSAGIAVPDLNGSQFHTVHKDSGIYKDLLHKLHLAKVGECMGETGDKPIRRNNSYTSYTMAIYGIHGSLKEGEGSRTGLDGEKRRSRYDSYNSYCTAVADGEVAAGDGALAVEVGDETVRGDSLEEEIDELEIDKPEVSTLFQFLQILTACFGSFAHGGNDVSNAIGPLVALWLIYESASVAPTAPTPIWLLLYGGVGICTGLWIWGRRVIQTMGKDLTPITPSSGFSIELASAITVVVASNIGLPVSTTHCKVGSVVSVGWLRSRKAVDWHLFRNIFIAWFVTVPISGLISSAIMALFYYVILPLT; from the exons ATGGAATCCACCACACTAGCATCCCTAGCAACTGTTACAATGCTAACAGCGGCCTCACAGACAGACATGTCTGGTGTTCTCTGGCTGCTGGTGCTGGGCTTCGTCATTGCTTTTATCCTGGCGTTCTCTGTGGGTGCCAACGATGTTGCCAATTCCTTCGGTACAGCAGTGGGTTCTGGGGTAGTGACTCTGCGCCAGGCCTGCATCCTGGCCTCCATCTTTGAGACAGTGGGTGCCATTCTTTTGGGGGCCAAAGTCAGTGAGACCATCCGTTCGGGTATCATCGATGTTCACATGTACAATGGCTCAGAGGCTGTGCTGATGGCTGGCTCCATCAGCGCCATGTTTG GATCTGCTGTTTGGCAGCTCGTAGCTTCGTTCTTGAAACTTCCCATCTCTGGAACACACTGCATTGTGGGCGCCACAATCGGCTTTTCCATGGTTGCTAGAGGACATCAGGGGGTCAAATGGCTGGAATTGCTTCGCATTG TTGCCTCTTGGTTTCTTTCACCTCTTCTCTCCGGCAGCATGTCTGCTATTCTCTTCTGCTTTGTCCGCAAGTTTATCTTGAATAAG GAGGATCCAGTGCCCAATGGTTTAAGAGCATTACCAGTTTTCTATGCTGTTACTATGGGAATCAATCTGTTCTCCATCATGTTTACTGGAGCACCAA TGTTGGGATTTGATAGGATACCATGGTGGGGTACTCTGCTGATCTCACTGGGCTGTGCCCTGCTTACTGCTGCGGTGGTCTGGTTCATTGTCTGTCCACAGTTAAAGAAGAAGATAAAac GTCAGAATATTGCCGACACTAGTGGGACACAGCTGATTGAGAAGAACCCATCCTCAAACGGCCTCATGGCCCATCCTACCCCACCTCAAAGCTACTCTCCTGTTCCACAGACACCCCCTGCTGACAGCAACAAGGTTGCCTTTGACATCGGAGGTTCAGCAGAAACCGACCTGGACAGCAAAGATTTTGACACCAAAGATTTGGATTGCACTCACG CTTTAAATGGCAGTGCTGGAATTGCTGTCCCAGACTTGAACGGAAGCCAGTTTCACACCGTACACAAAGATTCTGGAATCTACAAGGATCTACTTCACAAACTTCACCTGGCCAAGGTTGGTGAATGCATGGGAGAGACCGGAGACAAACCCATCCGCCGCAACAACAGTTATACTTCTTACACCATGGCCATCTACGGAATACACGGGTCGTTGAAGGAGGGCGAGGGAAGCCGGACTGGACTGGATGGAGAGAAAAGGCGCTCGCGGTACGACAGCTATAACAGTTACTGTACTGCGGTGGCTGATGGAGAAGTTGCTGCAGGAGATGGAGCTCTGGCAGTGGAGGTGGGGGACGAGACCGTCAGAGGAGACTCACTGGAAGAGGAAATAGATGAGCTTGAGATAGACAAGCCAGAGGTGTCCACGCTCTTCCAGTTCCTGCAGATTCTCACTGCCTGCTTTGGATCGTTTGCCCATGGCGGAAATGACGTTAG TAATGCGATTGGCCCTCTTGTTGCACTCTGGCTGATCTATGAAAGCGCTTCTGTTGCACCCACTGCTCCCACACCAATTTGGTTGCTCCTGTATGGAGGAGTGGGTATCTGTACAGGGCTCTGGATTTGGGGTCGGCGGGTCATACAAACCATGGGCAAAGACCTGACTCCCATCACTCCCTCCAG TGGATTTAGCATTGAGCTCGCCTCTGCTATAACTGTGGTTGTCGCTTCCAACATCGGACTCCCAGTCAGCACCACTCATTGCAAG GTTGGATCAGTGGTGTCAGTTGGCTGGCTCCGCTCCAGGAAGGCTGTTGATTGGCATCTGTTCCGGAATATCTTTATCGCTTGGTTTGTGACTGTGCCAATTTCTGGTCTCATCAGTTCTGCTATAATGGCACTCTTCTATTATGTTATATTGCCTCTGACCTAA